The DNA sequence ATCTGGGAACTTTTTGGGACAATCAGGGAGGACGTAAAGTTTTTGTCTCGTTTGGCCGTAAAATCATTGGATTCTCAATCTGAATGAAAAGGGAGAAAGGGAAGAAGCAACAAAGTTCTGAAGCTGTACATTCTTACCGGGGAAGGAGAGTTGCACCATGCAAACCCTGTTGACACTGCCTGCCAAAGAAGTACTTGCTTGTTTCAAATTTGGAGGCATTTCTAATGATCAACAGGAACTAATGTGGCTCTTGGAGTTGAAAAACTAGAGCTGATCTCCGTCGAATCGTGATTTCATAGCACCTAACAATTTCTTTACATTCCAACACTACGGGCGAAGATTTGGTTACCGAGTCGGTTTCGATATGAAGAGTTAACATGCATCGTTTCGACACGGTGCAAAAATAAAGGGATCCGAACAATTTCCCGAAAGATCGATAAGGGATTGGATTCCGAGGTTGATGCGGGGTCTTTGATGCAGGGATGATGCTGTACGGGTTGGAAAAAACGTTTCTTCGACGCTCTACCCAATCAAAGGGATGTGGTTAAGTAATTGCTGACTGCTGAGACGCTAACATGCTTTAAGCAGCTGCAATCTTAGCCTAGGACGCAACGAAATTGCTGTGTCAGCGGTTAGCAAATGAGGCTTTGGACATTTGGTTTGGAGTCAGAGGATAAGGAGGAGCTACTGGCGCGTCAACAGTTGAACCGCGGTTGCAAATTACAATCGGCGTCGTTTTCGCCGGGGGTTGGTGGCCCCCACAAGCCTCGGGGGCCGTTTTTGTCGCTGCCCGTGCCGTTTTTTGTGGACCTAGCCTTTTTAATGATGGGTCGTGCGTATTCTCTCGCCAGTGAATTTCCTTTGAGCTGTGCCCGTGTACTGGCTCGTTTGATTCCTGTAGCGACGGGGAACGAAGGTGACAGGGATTGGATTGGAGCTCGTGGGAACACGCGTTGGTCATGCACTTAACCAAGTTTTGCCCACGGTGAGTTTCCGCCCACTTTCCTGATCTACCCCAGATAGACAAAAATTCGACGAGCCCCGCACGACACCGCAGGGCTACGAGAGACCGCCAAATCCCGTTTATACCGGGTGAAGCTGTACGAAGAGTCGGCGGTGGCAGGATTATAGCCTCGTCACTGGACTCCTCATGATGCTCCGTCGAAGTTTTTACCGCCATCACGTGAAGATCTCAATCAACAAGGCGACGGTCCCTGGAACTATGGCCTCATAATCGCAATAACTATTCCAGAGTCGCCACACGCCTTATATTAAGCGGATTGAGAGCGCCAACCGACATACCCCAGTTAGTGTCAGCCATGCGACGATGATTTCACTTTACTGGTCAGGctaagtaaaagaaaaatcatccacgTATGGAATAGAGAATGGTGATCGGGTCAGTATCCCAAACCCGTCAAATCCGGGCAGCAGGCGAAGGATAACGGAGGATTGAACCAAAGCTTTACAGATTCAGAACATGATGGATCAAGTACAGCAGTAAGCAACCAAAGAAATTTGAGCTAATTGAAAGATGCATCTGCCTCGGCATCACTGCTTTTAACACACGTAGTGCAACATTCAGGATAGGAGTCGATAGACATGCCCGACAAGTGTCGGGCCAAGATTGGATAGTTTCATCCGACGGCGATCCAATGACCAAAACCCACTTTACCCACTCCATGCAGGGCAAGCCACTATAGCACGGAGAATTCTTTTTACCTTAATCGGCATTCAGCACATCTGTTAATTTCCTTGACTTCCTGATGTAATGCTCTTCGAATCCACTAGAGAGACAAAAAGCAGCACTTAGCACTGAGAGTGAGCAGCAAGTATTCCAATTTTATTGCCCCTCACAGACAAAGGAGCGGGAAACACAAAGGTAAGGGAGTGACTATTGTGTCTTCAAAAGCCGTTATACGTAATATAGCTGCCACAAAGATACTTGTTGGAAATAACTAGCCTCAAAATACGTATTACCAAGGCAATAAAGAATCACTATGACAATTCTCTATGATACCGAACCAACTACTCTACACTTGTGAAGCTGCTGGACCCACAAAATGCACGAGTGTTTTTAATAGCTTCCACAGGAAAAAATTTGCAAGGAACAATACGTCGGCTCGATGAAGTTCAGACTCGCAAAATTGGTTACCGGATACCTCAAGGTTCAGAAACCATTGCTGTCAGATCCAATTCCTCGTCAGAATCTATCACATCCTGAAAATCATAATATGGGTTTGCCTGCACCAATGGTTCATCAAATTCTCCTTAAAATCCTTGGTTTGTAAACAGTAGAGTTTTGCACGACAATAATAACAGCATGACCAATACAAGTGCAATGCCTAGTTACAATCTTGCGCTGAAGTGAGGCTTtatgaaaaatacctttggcCTAGGTGTAACTGCTTCGAAACTGTTGAACGTAGGGTTATCAAAATTAGGAGGTTCCAAGATAATGTACGCCCCCTTGTTCTTGTATCTCTCCGCTGTTGCCTGCAAATCCAACAACATTGTGCATGACAACTGGTACAGCTATAACAATGGCACTTGATCTTACAATATGTTACTGACCACATCAGCGAAAATATTCCCTAGGGAGATGGGTAAAAAGAACAGGCCTTTTAAATTTGGAAACATGATCTCAAATCAAGCAGAAACATAAGTAATCCCCTTGAAACTTCTATGTTCTTTATTGACACGTTCAATGAAACTCTAGGCCCATTTGAATCTCTAGCTTTCCCTTTTATTCAACAAGATGTCACATCCAATCTCTCATGAACTGCTGAATGCAGAGGTTTGACAAACCAACAAGCATCTTCTTGGAGCAAGAACGTCAGTGCTATATCAATTGATCTAGTAAATACAACAGAAGTGGCCAAAGTACCTGAAACTGAGGATAATCTGGAGCACTAAATAGCGTAATTAGCCTCCCTGACTCCACAATATGATCTACAGTATAACCCTCGTCCATTCCTGCAAGACCAATTCGCTTTTCCCTCGCATCGGGTCCTTCATGTGATCTAATAATTAACTGGGGAAAAGACAGAAGCCAACAGACCTAAAATCAGCCCCTAAAGTCCATGCAACATATTGCTTCAATTATATTTAAGTCGATGGAAAAACAGATAAGAGCAAAGACTACTGCTTTTGTCCCCTTAAGCAGACATCCAGACAGAGAGATTCAAGTAAAAAccaaaaacgaaaataaaaaaaacaaggagatatgagaaaaattaatgtTGATTTTCGGTCATTTGTCATCAACCAAGTTCCGATGGCACCTCATAAGTACTCAACTGGCAGCGGAGTTTCCATCATTCATAATGTAATTGTCATAGCCAAGGTCTAATTCACTTGTCAATGTAAAATCAACGGCTATGTAAAAAAATGACCATCCCTCTCTAAAAGTGCTCGGCTTGGACTGGAAACTTCATGCAAATAGTAGCCTACGTTATATGTTCCCAATGAAACAGAACAGTGCTCAGGTAGAGTAGCTAGAAGATGGTGGCACTGTTAAGGTCTGCCACTAAGTTCTAGTATATGTTCTTATGGCTCAAATTACAAAGCGATGGTAAAATTACAATAGCTGGAAATCAAGAAAACAACATCCATATACTGAAAAGTAGATAGCATAGAGTAGAAATTGAACTAGACTTGAAAGATTTGGCCAAGCAACGCTCATATTTCTAGATAGAAAGCATACGATATTTATTACTTGAAACATCAGAGATACCACCTTTAGTTGATATCGCTTCAAAAACTCCTCTGTGCAGTCCGGACCCCACAATAATCCGATGCCCCTCTCTGTGTTTGGGGAAAGACCAGGAGACATTGATGGATCTGACCACAACACATCACCTGGAATCAGATTCAACCCTTCCCATGGAGGGTCAAGAACTGATCTCCTAGCTTTAGATAATTCTTCTAAGGAACCAAGAGATAAAGTACTAACTTCAGGATTTGAGTTTATACGGcgattcttttttcccttcgatCTCTTTGATGGTGTGACTGGTATACTTCGGAAAAGCCCTCCATGAGCTGTATATACACGTCCAGCAATGATTGACGCTAAAGGGAGCCCCTCAAAACATCCCAGACATTTCCTATAGACATGCTTTCCTCTATCACCATATTTTGTCACAACTTCTTGCTCAAAACCATATACAGAAGTACAGTATTTTGATTCATGGTTCCCTCGGAGAAGAAAAACTCTCTTCGGCATAAAAACCTACACGGGATATTACTCAAGTGAGAAGAATGCTGTCCTCGGGGGTTTATCAAACAAACCAAACAAGAATCTTCCCACGAATACCGGGAAGAATCATACTCCCCACAAAAGGATATATCAGTACAATGTACAATggcacaaaagatgaaaaagagatGGGACGGAAGCAGCCTAACGGGAAATGAACGCACACTAAACTACTTGAATTTGAAACTGTCGTTTTTGTCGAAAGATTGATCCAAAGAACAAGTTATGAAATATGGGccgcagaaaaagaaaatcccttGCCTCAAGCTATTTGAGAATCAACGGGAATCACAATGTATATCAACGTAGGAATAATATAAGAACTGAACAGACAGTTGGCTATCTTGTTGAGAAGCTCCGAGAACTAGCATAATCAAACAACTCATTCCAGAAGTGCCATCTCAAGTTACATTACGAAGATTCATGCAAGTAAAATTCCAGATTAGGCTCAAATTCAGATCCCACTActgaagagggaaaagaaaggataCGATACGCTCATTTCCATTGAACCATTTCACGCAAATCAATCCATTCTCTATCATTTAGGTCCAGAGACATCTAAAATTTTTCTTCTCGTGTCAGGTACTCACAAATCATAAAGCAGGGCATAGATGAAGTTAAAACGCTAATAAAGCATACAACAGGAATATGCCCGTCCATTGCTGAGGACAGACATCTAGATCAAGAGAGACGCATTTGCAGCATCACAACTCACCTTCCAAGCCAACAAGAGCATGAAAGTCTCCAAACCCCAAGCCCCTCTATCCACGTAATCGCCATTAAACACAAAGAACCGATTTTCACAAGGAAAACCAGCACTCCTCAACAGGAACAGAACATCGTGAAGCTGCCCGTGAACATCCCCAACAACAACCACCCTACAGTCCTTGCCACGCTCATCGTCAACATCAAGATCGACCCTCACAAGGTTAGGCTCTTTGTGCAGAATCTTGGAGGCAGTGAGGACGAGGCGGTCGAACACCTGGACGGGAAGGACAGTTGGGAATTCTGCAGGAGGCAGATTCCTTGACGCCCAATCGAATTTGGACATCAAATCCAAGACCCAGTTGAGAGTCAGGTTCCCATCTGGCGGCCATGAGATTTGAGCTTCTGGGGATGAAAATGGAGATGGGTCTTCATCAACGGGGGTGTttatggtggtggtggcggtggtagGGGTGGTGGGGTTGGTCCCAGTTGAAGGTGTAAAGAAAGATTCATCATTCGGAGACGAAGAGGGCGGTGAAGAGAAGGAAGCACCATTTGGCGAAGGAGATGACGACATGGTTAATCGTccccttcttgttcttcttcttcatacaCCGTGTCGATTGAACAGCTTCTTTCACGAATCAAACCCTAGAAGAACTCCTGCTGCTATAGGAGTTTTGGGGAAAATTTGGATCCACTTGCCATTGCCAAGTGCGTGTGCCCATTGCCACCAGCTTCTTGGcaataattaatcaaaattcaagaatcGTAAGGATCGAGATCGGCTAGAATCGATCCACCTGTATAGTGAACGTACTTGGAATCCAGGTGTACGACCAAGTTCTTGCCTTTTTATATTTCATGGAGTTGCAGCGGTAGCACAGGAACATGAGTCGGACCGTTTGGTCTGATCTGATCAGCCGAGTTGGATTAGCATCTCTTGGGTCGTCTTTCTTGATTAATTCGAACTTAACAATACTTTCGATCcagaaaagaaagattaaacAACGCTTTTAGTTGATAAAACACATGATTAGTTGGTTGCGATAATCTTGACGTGCGTTCCCAGGAGACAGAGAAGACATTCCAATGCTGAATTCTTTCGATTCTCGCGGTCGAGCTGTACAATTTTTGGTTATCCGAGGTTTGGAGTCACTGTTTCGGTATTCTATTACAACCGCTGAAAACGAAAAAATGTAACCAAAAATTAAAGGAGTATTTATGAGACATCAATGATCTATATTAAAATCAACACTTGTGAAAAAGACCATTATGTGATTGGAAATATCATCGATACCGGTGGTCATCAACCCAAtctcgatccgatccgatccgccCATTTGACGACTATGAATCATAATGAGAATCCATGATCATTGGATAAAAAACATACAGTTCAAAATCTTATTTCATTTTAGCAATATTTTTTTGAGCAGACATGAGGCTTTGAAGCTGGAACCCACGAGATCTGTCATGATAGGTACAAAATTGCTCTTCCAAATGATAGTATTGGTCTACATGAAAAAGTTACCTTGTAAAATACCGAAGATACTAACACCGACTTTTCCTTTCGAAAAGTTATTGCATATTAACTAAATATATCAACATTTCAAGTCGGGTCAGATTTCCATTAATACACCCCCCCGGCccgaacatgattttttttatttaaaataacatttcattcacttcctcggGATACAAAAGAAATACATCGCACATCAACTGCAAACCAAAAGAACCTCcaaataacttcaaaacaaaataagtttCGGATAACAAAAGAAATCATCAGAATAAAGTTATGGGTCACACGCCTAAAGAGCAAATCTATGACTTCTTCGCACCAAAATCGATGATCGATCACCTAGTCTATCTTCAGTAATGAGCACACATCGAGATCTTCACCTGTTCCTGCGACTTTGCTTTTTGGGAGGGGGCGCGCCTAGATTTAGCGTtcccaacaccatcaccgaTAAGAGTGAAAAAGTTAAACGAGTACAAATTTGATATTTGTAACAGCGAAACGTTCACGAAACTCATCTGATTTCCTTCGAAGTTGGATTTGTTCGCCTACGAAATTCGAGGAAAACGAAACTCCGAGAATGTATTGTCAGAAAACccaaaatcttttctaaatcgggaTAGAAATCTCTCCAAACATAAGAGAGAAAAGCTTCTGGATCTAAActaaattggaagaaaaaagcTCCTAAACgagaggaaagcaagaaaaatgaaatagacAATCAAAATAGCTTA is a window from the Rhodamnia argentea isolate NSW1041297 chromosome 8, ASM2092103v1, whole genome shotgun sequence genome containing:
- the LOC115744797 gene encoding serine/threonine-protein phosphatase 7 isoform X3, with translation MSSSPSPNGASFSSPPSSSPNDESFFTPSTGTNPTTPTTATTTINTPVDEDPSPFSSPEAQISWPPDGNLTLNWVLDLMSKFDWASRNLPPAEFPTVLPVQVFDRLVLTASKILHKEPNLVRVDLDVDDERGKDCRVVVVGDVHGQLHDVLFLLRSAGFPCENRFFVFNGDYVDRGAWGLETFMLLLAWKVFMPKRVFLLRGNHESKYCTSVYGFEQEVVTKYGDRGKHVYRKCLGCFEGLPLASIIAGRVYTAHGGLFRSIPVTPSKRSKGKKNRRINSNPEVSTLSLGSLEELSKARRSVLDPPWEGLNLIPGDVLWSDPSMSPGLSPNTERGIGLLWGPDCTEEFLKRYQLKLIIRSHEGPDAREKRIGLAGMDEGYTVDHIVESGRLITLFSAPDYPQFQATAERYKNKGAYIILEPPNFDNPTFNSFEAVTPRPKANPYYDFQDVIDSDEELDLTAMVSEP
- the LOC115744797 gene encoding serine/threonine-protein phosphatase 7 isoform X2, whose protein sequence is MSSSPSPNGASFSSPPSSSPNDESFFTPSTGTNPTTPTTATTTINTPVDEDPSPFSSPEAQISWPPDGNLTLNWVLDLMSKFDWASRNLPPAEFPTVLPVQVFDRLVLTASKILHKEPNLVRVDLDVDDERGKDCRVVVVGDVHGQLHDVLFLLRSAGFPCENRFFVFNGDYVDRGAWGLETFMLLLAWKVFMPKRVFLLRGNHESKYCTSVYGFEQEVVTKYGDRGKHVYRKCLGCFEGLPLASIIAGRVYTAHGGLFRSIPVTPSKRSKGKKNRRINSNPEVSTLSLGSLEELSKARRSVLDPPWEGLNLIPGDVLWSDPSMSPGLSPNTERGIGLLWGPDCTEEFLKRYQLKVVSLMFQLIIRSHEGPDAREKRIGLAGMDEGYTVDHIVESGRLITLFSAPDYPQFQATAERYKNKGAYIILEPPNFDNPTFNSFEAVTPRPKANPYYDFQDVIDSDEELDLTAMVSEP
- the LOC115744797 gene encoding serine/threonine-protein phosphatase 7 isoform X1; this translates as MSSSPSPNGASFSSPPSSSPNDESFFTPSTGTNPTTPTTATTTINTPVDEDPSPFSSPEAQISWPPDGNLTLNWVLDLMSKFDWASRNLPPAEFPTVLPVQVFDRLVLTASKILHKEPNLVRVDLDVDDERGKDCRVVVVGDVHGQLHDVLFLLRSAGFPCENRFFVFNGDYVDRGAWGLETFMLLLAWKVFMPKRVFLLRGNHESKYCTSVYGFEQEVVTKYGDRGKHVYRKCLGCFEGLPLASIIAGRVYTAHGGLFRSIPVTPSKRSKGKKNRRINSNPEVSTLSLGSLEELSKARRSVLDPPWEGLNLIPGDVLWSDPSMSPGLSPNTERGIGLLWGPDCTEEFLKRYQLKVVSLMFQVINIVCFLSRNMSVAWPNLSRMDEGYTVDHIVESGRLITLFSAPDYPQFQATAERYKNKGAYIILEPPNFDNPTFNSFEAVTPRPKANPYYDFQDVIDSDEELDLTAMVSEP